The following proteins are co-located in the Neofelis nebulosa isolate mNeoNeb1 chromosome 18, mNeoNeb1.pri, whole genome shotgun sequence genome:
- the ZNF316 gene encoding zinc finger protein 316 produces the protein MAALRTSPDSPATQLAKAEDGLGCGPAQEEEEEEEKGEEVELEEEEEEEELLAEDGEDPAVVEEEEEEGGQAGHVEVEADENEVVAEEQSPTLGTQGRLRRAGDAKSPVLHEKALQASRAPATPRDEDLDEDEEDEDEEDLEEEDDGDSLTAGSQGLVTFEDVAVYFSLEEWERLDAGERDLYKDVMQENYGILVSLGYPIPKPDLIFRLEQGEEPWVPDSPRPEEGDIVTGVYTGTWFWTDDIEDHEEEEDEDFLAEVAEEENEPPGLWSAAYGVGDVPGTWGPDDSDSAQTPEGWGPDPGGLGVLAEGSEAKPFLPGREPGANLLAPWAFPATVAAPAGRPETTCDVCGKVFPHRSRLAKHQRYHAAVKPFGCDECGKGFVYRSHLAIHQRTHTGEKPFPCPDCGKRFVYKSHLVTHRRIHTGERPYRCAFCGAGFGRRSYLVTHQRTHTGERPYPCPHCGRSFSQSSALARHQAVHTADRPHCCPDCGQAFRLRADFQRHRRGGGCTEPGGEGPRREACNAVPAAGPEEAEAGPEGPEEAEAGEADGEAEVEAREEAAAAAAAAVGPTPGSKEDPEPDRRFLEVGNGLGEGEGPSSHPLGFHFPVHPKSWLHPDGFPILGLPDFGDRLPADGRPLPGPLGGRLALVEGAGLACDPFGGGGPGGGGGGGGLRAFAPAVGGLLAEPAPAALAEEESPWICSDCGKTFGRRAALAKHQRYHAGERPHRCADCGKSFVYGSHLARHRRTHTGERPFPCPECGARFARGSHLAAHVRGHTGEKPFVCGVCGAGFSRRAHLTAHGRAHTGERPYACGECGRRFGQSAALTRHQWAHAEEKPHRCPDCGKGFGHSSDFKRHRRTHTGEKPFRCTDCGRGFAQRSNLAKHRRGHTGERPFPCPECGKRFSQRSVLVTHQRTHTGERPYACANCGRRFSQSSHLLTHMKTHRGAAGAAGSAAAAPASKAEAPAKGPPGAGSGPGERGSTLLEFAGGTSFGSEPAAAFAGPSGAYEESIL, from the exons ATGGCGGCTCTTCGTACGAGCCCGGACTCACCAGCCACGCAGCTGGCGAAGGCGGAGGATGGGTTGGGATGTGGTCCTGctcaggaggaagaagaggaagaagaaaagggggaagaggtggagctggaggaggaggaggaggaggaggagctccTAGCGGAGGACGGGGAGGACCCGGcggtggtggaggaggaagaggaggagggggggcaggcagggcacGTGGAGGTGGAGGCGGACGAGAACGAGGTGGTGGCCGAGGAGCAGAGTCCCACGTTGGGGACCCAGGGACGCCTTCGCCGTGCCGGTGATGCCAAGTCCCCAGTTCTTCATGAAAAGG CCTTGCAGGCCAGCCGGGCTCCAGCCACACCTAGGGATGAGGACctggacgaggacgaggaggacgaggacgaggaggacttGGAGGAGGAAGATGATGGCGATTCCCTGACAGCTGGGTCTCAG GGGCTGGTCACCTTTGAAGACGTGGCTGTGTATTTCTCATTGGAGGAGTGGGAGAGGCTGGACGCAGGCGAGCGGGACCTTTACAAGGATGTCATGCAGGAGAACTATGGGATCCTGGTGTCCTTGG GATACCCAATCCCCAAGCCGGATCTGATCTTCCGGCTGGAACAAGGGGAGGAGCCCTGGGTCCCAGATAGCCCCCGTCCTGAGGAAGGAGACATTGTCACTGGCGTCTACACAG GGACCTGGTTCTGGACCGACGATATAGAGGAccacgaggaggaggaggacgaggacttCCTGGCGGAGGTGGCCGAGGAGGAGAACGAGCCCCCGGGGCTCTGGTCAGCAGCTTATGGCGTGGGGGACGTGCCTGGGACATGGGGCCCCGATGACTCGGATTCGGCGCAGACTCCGGAGGGTTGGGGTCCCGACCCCGGGGGCCTCGGGGTTCTGGCCGAGGGGTCCGAGGCGAAGCCTTTCCTGCCGGGCCGGGAGCCTGGCGCGAACCTGCTGGCACCCTGGGCGTTCCCTGCCACCGTGGCTGCTCCGGCAGGGCGGCCCGAGACCACGTGCGACGTGTGCGGCAAAGTGTTCCCGCACCGGTCCCGGCTGGCCAAGCACCAGCGCTACCACGCGGCCGTCAAGCCCTTCGGCTGCGACGAGTGCGGCAAGGGCTTCGTGTACCGCTCGCACCTGGCCATCCACCAGCGCACGCACACCGGAGAGAAGCCCTTCCCGTGCCCGGACTGCGGCAAGCGCTTCGTCTACAAGTCGCACCTGGTCACGCACCGGCGCATCCACACGGGCGAGCGGCCCTACCGCTGCGCCTTCTGCGGTGCGGGCTTCGGGCGCCGCTCCTACCTGGTCACGCACCAGCGCACGCACACCGGAGAGCGGCCCTACCCGTGCCCGCACTGCGGCCGCAGCTTCAGCCAGAGCTCGGCGCTTGCGCGGCACCAGGCGGTGCACACGGCCGACCGGCCGCACTGCTGCCCCGACTGCGGCCAGGCCTTCCGCCTGCGCGCCGACTTCCAGCGCCACCGGCGCGGCGGCGGTTGCACGGAGCCCGGCGGCGAAGGCCCTCGGCGGGAGGCCTGCAACGCGGTCCCTGCGGCGGGGCCCGAGGAGGCCGAGGCCGGGCCTGAGGGGCCGGAGGAGGCCGAGGCCGGCGAAGCGGACGGAGAGGCCGAGGTGGAGGCGAgagaggaggcggcggcggcggcggcggcggcggtggggCCCACCCCCGGGAGCAAGGAGGACCCCGAGCCGGACAGGCGGTTCCTCGAGGTGGGCAACGGCCTGGGGGAGGGCGAAGGCCCTTCCTCGCACCCCCTCGGCTTCCACTTTCCCGTGCACCCTAAGTCTTGGCTCCACCCGGACGGCTTCCCGATCCTGGGCCTCCCGGACTTCGGGGACCGGCTGCCGGCCGACGGGCGCCCCCTgccggggcccctggggggccGGCTCGCCCTGGTGGAGGGCGCTGGGCTGGCCTGCGACCCCTTCGGCGGCGGCGGaccggggggcggcggcggcggcggcgggctcCGCGCGTTCGCGCCGGCCGTCGGGGGGCTGCTGGCCGAGCCGGCGCCCGCCGCGCTGGCCGAGGAGGAGAGCCCGTGGATCTGCTCCGACTGCGGCAAGACGTTCGGGCGCCGGGCGGCGCTGGCCAAGCACCAGCGCTACCACGCGGGCGAGCGGCCGCACCGCTGCGCGGACTGCGGCAAGAGCTTCGTGTACGGCTCGCACCTGGCGCGCCACCGCCGCACGCACACGGGCGAGCGGCCCTTCCCGTGCCCCGAGTGCGGCGCGCGCTTCGCCCGCGGCTCGCACCTGGCGGCGCACGTGCGCGGCCACACGGGCGAGAAGCCTTTCGTGTGCGGCGTGTGCGGCGCGGGCTTCAGCCGGCGCGCGCACCTGACGGCGCACGGGCGCGCGCACACGGGCGAGCGGCCCTACGCGTGCGGCGAGTGCGGCCGCCGCTTCGGGCAGAGCGCGGCGCTGACGCGGCACCAGTGGGCGCACGCCGAGGAGAAGCCGCACCGCTGCCCCGACTGCGGCAAGGGCTTCGGCCACAGCTCGGACTTCAAGCGGCACCGGCGCACgcacacgggcgagaagccctTCCGCTGCACCGACTGCGGCCGCGGCTTCGCGCAGCGCTCCAACCTGGCCAAGCACCGGCGCGGCCACACGGGCGAGCGGCCCTTCCCGTGCCCCGAGTGCGGCAAGCGCTTCTCGCAGCGCTCGGTGCTCGTCACGCACCAGCGCACGCACACGGGCGAGCGGCCGTACGCCTGCGCCAACTGCGGCCGCCGCTTCTCGCAGAGCTCGCACCTGCTCACCCACATGAAGACGCACCGCGGCGCGGCCGGCGCGGCCGGCTCGGCGGCCGCGGCCCCCGCGTCCAAGGCCGAGGCGCCCGCCAAGGGGCCGCCCGGCGCGGGCAGCGGACCCGGGGAGCGCGGCAGCACCCTGCTGGAGTTCGCGGGCGGAACGAGCTTCGGCTCCGAGCCCGCGGCCGCCTTCGCGGGGCCCTCGGGCGCCTACGAGGAGAGCATCCTGTGA